Proteins from a genomic interval of Pseudodesulfovibrio nedwellii:
- a CDS encoding putative nucleotidyltransferase substrate binding domain-containing protein — protein sequence MDSGKKRTVNGSARGKSGIPDGLDAELLTMAREGKLVGIRRTRLELVQDWLDFGLSAEETCKRLSRFNRDVIMAVLEAHAEEYTWLRECTFLEFGSGGREEQVLGSDQDNGLLMHVSPDVDELDDCTQSIVIALDGAGLTLCEGGVMISNEEWRGDFDSWLARLIRWLSNPAEKGSWQSGLILDFMAIFGSEEDVRILRDKLWEYVRTKPIAVSLLIQELTDYRFPLTFYGAFITEKGGLWQGHLNIKNSVLAHLTNSARILVLKYNLSPSNTCDRIRALAEAGHVSVRHGYRLMEAWEYLQRKRLEIGLECDRESIPPHNFVNPMLLEAEEKKQLKMAIQAVEKLVRLVQAGAGL from the coding sequence ATGGATTCGGGTAAAAAACGAACGGTAAACGGTAGTGCCAGAGGAAAATCGGGGATTCCCGATGGCCTCGACGCTGAATTGCTGACCATGGCCCGCGAAGGTAAACTGGTAGGAATCCGTCGAACCCGTCTGGAACTTGTGCAGGATTGGCTTGATTTTGGATTGTCAGCCGAGGAGACCTGTAAGCGGCTTTCTCGGTTCAACCGGGATGTTATCATGGCCGTGCTCGAAGCACATGCCGAGGAGTATACGTGGCTTCGAGAATGTACTTTCCTTGAGTTCGGTTCCGGTGGTCGAGAGGAACAGGTGCTCGGATCGGATCAGGATAATGGCTTGCTCATGCATGTTTCGCCGGATGTCGATGAGTTGGATGACTGCACCCAGTCCATTGTTATCGCCTTGGATGGCGCGGGACTGACTTTGTGCGAAGGTGGGGTCATGATCAGCAATGAGGAATGGCGTGGAGATTTTGATTCCTGGTTGGCCCGTTTGATTCGGTGGCTTTCCAATCCAGCGGAAAAAGGTTCATGGCAATCCGGCCTTATTCTCGATTTTATGGCGATTTTCGGTTCCGAAGAAGACGTTCGTATATTGCGTGATAAACTTTGGGAGTATGTGCGAACAAAGCCGATTGCGGTATCCTTACTCATTCAAGAACTTACGGACTATCGTTTTCCTTTGACATTTTATGGGGCTTTTATCACCGAAAAGGGTGGTTTGTGGCAGGGACATTTGAATATTAAAAACAGTGTCCTTGCGCATTTGACTAATAGTGCACGGATACTTGTCCTCAAGTATAATTTGTCACCATCCAATACTTGTGATCGTATTCGTGCTTTGGCCGAAGCCGGGCATGTGTCAGTCAGGCATGGGTATCGATTGATGGAGGCATGGGAATATCTTCAGAGAAAACGGCTTGAAATCGGGTTGGAGTGTGATCGTGAATCCATTCCTCCGCATAATTTTGTGAACCCGATGCTTCTTGAAGCCGAGGAAAAGAAACAACTTAAAATGGCTATTCAGGCCGTGGAGAAATTGGTCCGGCTGGTTCAGGCCGGCGCTGGGTTGTGA
- a CDS encoding sodium/substrate symporter small subunit: protein MDQIEAIRKKQLKFALGVGIPYFAFVISIFLLVYLASEAVTRISIMGFPLHYWLVAIAIYPITWVLFIWYVGKANAMEDEIAEKVGGK, encoded by the coding sequence ATGGACCAAATCGAAGCAATCCGCAAAAAACAACTCAAGTTTGCTCTGGGCGTAGGCATCCCGTATTTCGCCTTTGTCATCAGCATCTTTCTGCTCGTCTATCTGGCGAGCGAAGCGGTAACACGCATCAGCATCATGGGATTCCCTCTTCATTATTGGCTGGTAGCTATAGCCATCTACCCTATTACATGGGTGCTCTTCATCTGGTACGTGGGCAAGGCAAATGCCATGGAAGACGAAATAGCCGAAAAGGTCGGAGGAAAATAA
- a CDS encoding cation acetate symporter, which translates to METGYQIPFTALVLIGCMLAFTIVTTFMFRKQKTSADYYLAGRKVNSFINASAISSDYLSAASFLGVAGVAFLFGFDGIIYALGFFVGYIALLLFLASPLRKFGRYTVPDFVSERFHSKRARVLGVIGVLFVSLFYMAPQMLGAGKVMGLLLNLEYETSIIIIACIITFYVTVGGMKATTVNQLVQFWILFGAMFLLAFIPFMIKGYTYTDIVKFIGDFKGVEPVTGKMFDGAAYTSPAYWLTNLKDTLSLLLALMFGTAGLPHILVRFYTAPDGKAARKTVIYVLLLIGMFYILSPYVGHVIRYAFLQGDAMGVSPHLMQWLADNGKNLAVPVAGSYFGGQILLGIVVAGAFAAILSTVAGLIIACAGAIGHDLVVNVFNPNMPERSRVKVARIASVIVGLLGIPLGFWAESMQIAVLVGLAFAIAASTFFPVLVMGVWWPKMTKNGACAGLITGIVGSFFMILGKGLLPEFLQFKNPGGFVMILTFIAIYSISKMEYASKGEAALPPDTAEVMAILHGPEKA; encoded by the coding sequence ATGGAGACCGGATATCAAATACCATTTACGGCTCTGGTCCTGATCGGGTGCATGCTGGCTTTCACCATCGTTACCACGTTCATGTTCCGCAAACAAAAAACGTCTGCCGACTATTATCTGGCCGGACGTAAGGTCAATTCCTTCATCAATGCGTCGGCAATTTCCTCGGACTACCTGTCCGCAGCATCTTTCCTCGGCGTTGCAGGTGTCGCATTCCTGTTTGGATTCGACGGCATCATCTATGCGCTGGGATTCTTCGTGGGCTATATCGCCCTGTTATTATTCCTGGCTTCTCCGCTCAGAAAATTTGGCCGTTACACCGTGCCTGACTTTGTTTCGGAGCGTTTCCACTCAAAACGGGCACGCGTGCTCGGCGTTATCGGCGTCCTGTTCGTGTCGCTCTTCTACATGGCACCGCAAATGCTCGGCGCAGGCAAGGTCATGGGACTGCTTCTGAATTTGGAGTATGAAACTTCCATCATCATCATTGCCTGCATCATCACATTTTATGTCACCGTGGGTGGCATGAAAGCGACCACCGTCAACCAACTGGTCCAGTTCTGGATTCTGTTTGGTGCCATGTTCCTGCTCGCCTTCATCCCCTTCATGATTAAAGGATACACTTACACCGACATCGTCAAATTCATCGGCGACTTCAAAGGTGTAGAACCGGTCACCGGAAAAATGTTCGACGGTGCGGCTTACACCAGCCCTGCATATTGGCTGACCAACCTGAAAGACACGTTGTCCCTGCTGCTGGCCCTGATGTTCGGCACCGCTGGCCTGCCTCACATTCTCGTGCGCTTCTATACCGCACCCGACGGCAAGGCAGCACGTAAAACAGTTATCTACGTGCTGCTCCTGATCGGCATGTTCTACATCCTCAGTCCATATGTAGGTCACGTAATCCGCTACGCCTTCCTGCAAGGTGATGCGATGGGTGTTTCTCCTCATTTGATGCAATGGCTGGCCGACAACGGTAAAAACCTGGCCGTACCTGTTGCTGGTTCCTACTTCGGTGGACAGATCCTGCTCGGCATCGTCGTGGCCGGTGCATTTGCCGCCATCCTGTCCACAGTTGCCGGTCTGATCATCGCCTGCGCTGGTGCCATCGGCCATGACTTGGTGGTCAACGTCTTCAACCCGAACATGCCTGAACGCTCCCGCGTCAAGGTAGCCCGCATCGCGTCCGTCATCGTCGGCCTGCTCGGGATCCCGCTCGGTTTCTGGGCGGAATCCATGCAGATCGCCGTTCTGGTAGGACTGGCCTTTGCTATTGCTGCTTCCACCTTCTTCCCGGTGCTCGTCATGGGCGTGTGGTGGCCCAAAATGACCAAGAACGGTGCTTGCGCCGGTCTGATTACGGGTATTGTCGGATCATTCTTCATGATCCTCGGCAAGGGACTGCTCCCCGAATTCCTGCAATTCAAGAACCCCGGAGGATTCGTCATGATCCTGACCTTCATCGCCATCTATTCCATTTCAAAGATGGAATACGCCTCCAAAGGTGAAGCCGCCCTGCCTCCTGATACGGCAGAGGTCATGGCCATCCTCCACGGCCCTGAAAAAGCATAA
- a CDS encoding L-lactate MFS transporter: MPKTKIMNRWLVVVGAILIQLSLGAIYAWSVFTPALKNVGWSKMQTQIIFAVGLAFFAIIMVWAGKKLSTWGPRKLTMISGLVLGSGYALAGLFGGTNFWFLLLFIGIIGGSGIGIGYVVPIAVGMRWFPDKKGMITGLAVAGFGFGAMGWVKLAGSWGHLLATLGLSTTFIIYGIAFAALVITGGMWMVFPPEGWLPKGYTPPETTDTTNGTNGGFTSGEMLATRQFYYIFLTFVFSAGAGLMSIGLMKLYPMEALQGAGYSAAEASAIAGTAMAIFFSLANGIGRIAWGMMSDLMGRKAAIVIMTATQGICVIGFPTMATNELILYVGATFIGFNFGGNFALFPTMTADTFGAKSVGQNYPFVFLAYGVGGIFGPILGGMLGDMGNFPLAFTICGVLCLVGAVLTYNVQPPKHG, encoded by the coding sequence ATGCCTAAAACAAAAATCATGAATCGTTGGCTCGTCGTGGTCGGCGCCATTCTCATCCAACTCAGCCTTGGCGCAATTTACGCATGGTCTGTCTTCACCCCAGCCTTGAAAAATGTTGGCTGGTCAAAAATGCAGACTCAAATCATCTTTGCAGTAGGCCTCGCCTTTTTCGCCATTATCATGGTCTGGGCAGGCAAAAAATTATCTACATGGGGCCCTCGTAAACTGACCATGATTAGCGGGCTAGTACTTGGCTCTGGTTATGCTCTGGCCGGACTGTTTGGCGGCACTAATTTCTGGTTTTTGCTCCTATTCATCGGCATAATTGGAGGCTCTGGTATCGGCATCGGCTACGTAGTCCCCATTGCGGTGGGTATGCGCTGGTTCCCTGATAAAAAAGGCATGATCACCGGCTTGGCCGTGGCCGGATTTGGTTTCGGCGCTATGGGTTGGGTCAAGCTCGCCGGATCATGGGGGCATCTGCTGGCCACCCTCGGTCTCTCCACCACCTTCATCATATATGGTATAGCCTTTGCCGCACTGGTCATTACCGGCGGCATGTGGATGGTCTTCCCGCCCGAGGGCTGGCTGCCTAAAGGCTATACTCCACCTGAAACAACGGACACAACAAACGGCACAAATGGCGGATTCACTTCAGGTGAGATGCTTGCCACCCGTCAGTTCTATTACATTTTTCTGACCTTTGTTTTCAGTGCGGGTGCAGGTCTCATGTCCATCGGACTGATGAAACTCTATCCCATGGAAGCGTTACAAGGCGCGGGATACAGTGCCGCCGAAGCCAGTGCCATTGCAGGCACGGCCATGGCGATTTTTTTCAGCCTCGCCAACGGCATCGGCCGCATCGCATGGGGTATGATGAGTGATCTTATGGGCCGCAAGGCCGCCATCGTCATCATGACCGCCACGCAAGGAATCTGCGTCATCGGATTCCCGACCATGGCGACCAACGAACTTATTCTTTATGTGGGGGCAACCTTCATCGGCTTCAATTTCGGCGGCAACTTCGCCCTATTCCCCACCATGACAGCCGATACTTTCGGCGCAAAAAGCGTCGGCCAGAATTACCCGTTCGTCTTCCTCGCCTATGGCGTGGGCGGCATTTTCGGCCCCATCCTCGGCGGCATGCTTGGTGATATGGGCAACTTCCCCTTGGCCTTCACTATCTGCGGCGTACTCTGTCTGGTGGGCGCAGTATTGACGTACAATGTTCAGCCTCCAAAGCATGGTTAA